The Drosophila virilis strain 15010-1051.87 unplaced genomic scaffold, Dvir_AGI_RSII-ME tig00002381, whole genome shotgun sequence genome window below encodes:
- the LOC138911743 gene encoding uncharacterized protein, whose amino-acid sequence MSKDPPLKQFMMNTMHDYKQKVLPIFTVTNPNKKKTRLVWDAAAKVSGMSLNDCLLKGPDTLASLMGVLIRFRERPFAVYGDIREMFHQVKVRLEDQPAQKFLWRDGDSSRFPETYVMQVMTFGASCSPALANYVKNSNAERFVAEDPDAVKAICENTFVDGWLQSVDTGAEMIQLAETVKRIHANSKQVIQALEDDCEELD is encoded by the coding sequence ATGTCAAAAGACCCACCACTGAAACAGTTCATGATGAACACGATGCACGATTACAAACAGAAGGTTCTTCCTATCTTTACAGTCACCAATCCGAACAAGAAAAAGACTCGCCTGGTTTGGGATGCGGCTGCCAAAGTTAGTGGCATGTCGTTGAACGATTGTTTGTTGAAAGGTCCAGATACACTAGCGTCTTTGATGGGGGTGCTAATACGCTTCCGAGAGCGTCCTTTCGCAGTATACGGCGACATAAGGGAAATGTTTCATCAAGTCAAGGTGCGCCTAGAAGACCAACCGGCACAGAAGTTTCTCTGGCGTGATGGAGATTCGTCACGCTTCCCCGAAACATACGTTATGCAAGTCATGACGTTTGGAGCATCCTGCTCGCCAGCTCTAGCAAATTACGTCAAGAATAGCAATGCCGAGCGGTTTGTAGCGGAGGATCCGGATGCCGTAAAGGCGATTTGCGAAAACACATTTGTCGACGGATGGCTGCAGTCGGTGGATACCGGAGCTGAAATGATACAGTTAGCTGAGACTGTAAAAAGGATTCATGCAAATTCGAAGCAAGTTATACAGGCGCTGGAAGACGACTGTGAGGAGTTGGACTAG